The Podospora pseudocomata strain CBS 415.72m chromosome 1 map unlocalized CBS415.72m_1, whole genome shotgun sequence genome has a segment encoding these proteins:
- a CDS encoding uncharacterized protein (COG:S; EggNog:ENOG503NZNV), translated as MTTTTLNPNDPLYHLPTAQIFHLRTLFYTQLSLGKIKPLVLPSAFFGTLFLPLLYLSIPHKSRPWLYSLRWVVAFLIVYIDYTLLFTTSGSNVAIGYAVGLIACHGTVWGLTLVLFTRPQWDAARVVRDGETGGYTWEFYPEEGSWWKRVGWAGDLLLNFRGVGWNYAVSTIPSPPFPAAGGGQGQTVEMGRMEKVTRQGYWVCERGREFVRDRLWQVGWSWVVIDVWTTFGRADPYIVLGPEYVHSSHWKIYSLPPALEGVPMGVVSLGRSILGITGVAAGLFYFHSIYQLVNYCVLGKGGLDLLGVQGELWQYPSLFGGFHMVKEKGLAGFWGAWWHQSFRRGFAAAGEWVFDVVATGETVPALRVRNTNGELNGKGYDNDKERRAKKPTRAKTVVTVLIAFFLSGLMHACGGLTSMSPTTRFWTPIMFFATQGVGVLVQGFVCQYFRGFIERNFSTRWRRVGNLVVVAVWLQLTGWGLVDDMSRAGIWLFEPVPFSPVRWLVKILGYGDMLGGNNGNVWRLDEEYGLRWWWGPEGRWWESGLRI; from the coding sequence atgaccaccaccaccctcaaccccaacgacCCCCtctaccacctccccaccgctCAAATTTTTCACCTCCGCACCCTTTTTTACACCCAGCTCTCCCTCGGAAAGATCAaacccctcgtcctcccctccgccttctttggcaccctcttcctccccttgctcTACCTCTCCATCCCACATAAATCCCGCCCCTGGCTATATTCCCTTAGGTGGGTGGTCGCCTTTTTGATCGTGTACATCGATTACACACTCCTATTCACCACTTCTGGCTCCAACGTCGCGATTGGTTATGCTGTTGGGTTGATTGCCTGTCATGGGACGGTGTGGGGGTTGACGCTGGTGTTGTTTACACGGCCGCAGTGGGATGCTGCGCGTGTTGTGAGAGATGGGGAAACGGGGGGGTATACATGGGAGTTTTACCCTGAGGAGGGGAGttggtggaagagggtgggATGGGCGGGGGATTTGCTGTTGAATtttaggggggtggggtggaaTTATGCTGTTAGTACTATACCGTCCCCGCCGTTTCCGGCAGCGGGAGGGGGCCAGGGGCAAACggttgagatggggaggatggaaaaGGTGACGAGGCAGGGGTATTGGGTTtgtgagagggggagggagtttgtGAGGGATCGGTTGTGGCAGGTTGGGTGGAGTTGGGTGGTGATTGATGTGTGGACTACGTTTGGGAGGGCGGATCCGTATATTGTTTTGGGGCCCGAGTATGTGCACTCGTCGCATTGGAAAATCTACAGTTTGCCCCCggcgctggagggggtgccgatgggggtggtgagtttggggaggagcatCTTGGGGATTacgggggtggcggcgggaTTGTTTTATTTTCATTCGATTTATCAGTTGGTTAATTACTGTGtgcttgggaagggggggttggatttgtTGGGGGTGCAGGGGGAGTTGTGGCAGTATCCGAGTCTGTTTGGGGGGTTTCACATGGTGAAGGAGAAAGGGCTggctgggttttggggggcgtGGTGGCATCAGAGTTTTAGGAGGGGGTTCGCGGCGGCGGGTGAGTGGGTTTTTGATGTGGTGGCTACGGGTGAGACGGTGCCTgctttgagggtgaggaatACCAACGGGGAGTTGAATGGAAAGGGGTATGACAATGATAAGGAGCGACGGGCTAAGAAGCCGACGAGGGCGAAGACGGTGGTTACAGTGTTGattgcttttttcttgtcgGGGCTGATGCATGCCTGTGGCGGGTTGACGTCTATGAGTCCTACGACCAGGTTTTGGACGCCAATTATGTTTTTTGCCACTCAGGGCGTCGGGGTGCTGGTTCAGGGCTTTGTTTGTCAGTATTTTAGGGGGTTCATCGAGAGGAACTTTTcgacgaggtggaggagggtagggaacttggttgttgttgctgtgtggCTTCAGTTGACTGGTTGGGGGCTTGTTGATGATATGAGCAGGGCGGGGATCTGGTTGTTTGAGCCTGTGCCGTTCTCGCCGGTGAGATGGTTGGTAAAGATCTTGGGTTATGGAGATATGCTGGGAGGGAATAATGGAAATGTGTGGAGGTTGGACGAGGAGTATGGcttgagatggtggtggggaccTGAAggcaggtggtgggagagcgGGCTTAGGATTTGA
- a CDS encoding uncharacterized protein (COG:H; EggNog:ENOG503NXCU), whose protein sequence is MDKSNNAMTSGYNAKVEAFRDEEYPMLKGSVYLDHAGTTPYPKSLMDSFVRDMTSNLYGNPHSGSSSSQLSTSRIEDIRLRVLQFFNADPADFDVVFVANATAGIKLVVDALRAAPDGFNYAYHQASHTSLVGVREEARNSLCLDDRQVEEWATGQTPFEGHEDRPTLFAYPAQSNMDGSRLPLRWSDTIRCNTDVSRNRTYTLLDAAAYVCSSPLDLSSVERAPDFIVLSFYKIFGFPDLGALLVRRQAEEVFNTMKYFGGGTVDMVVVCVKEQWHAPKSQFLHERLEHGTLPIHNIIALDAAMDIQKQLFGTMKEVSQHTAFLHQRLDRGLRSIRHGNGGSVCTIYSPEPNPQAGSGPVVAFNIRNNQNAWVSLAEVEKLATLKGFHIRTGGVCNPGGIASALGLKPWEMRQNFSSGFRCGTDNDIMAGKPTGVIRASLGAMSTISDVDAFVDFITEFYQDLTLPPTLTSHTTQQSSRADLCVHSISIYPIKSCGHFQVPPGVDWEVRPEGLAWDREWCLVHQGTGQALSQKRYPKMALVRPTLDLDRGELRVRYAGQLPPHQPREISIPLSKNPSLFRQPTTLGSRSSRVCGEEILAQTYISNEVNDFFSGALGVPCMLARFPPGGQEKSMRHSKAHLQKHQLPLATPSHQTPRLPGSFPGDRPPSPPDSDTERSGQERRILLSNESPILAITLPSLDALNEEIRRTGNHKGEISPDVFRANVVIAPASQGSQDSIEPYAEDSWSHLKIGDGGHRFEMLGSCRRCHMVCINQDTAEKSQEPFVTLSKTRRFDGKVFFGVHMAVTSQSQLPTLRVGDVVVPSWTLV, encoded by the exons ATGGACAAGTCCAACAATGCGATGACAAGCGGCTACAATGCCAAAGTGGAGGCCTTTCGAGATGAGGAGTACCCTATGCTCAAAG GGTCCGTTTATCTTGATCATGCTGGGACGACGCCATACCCCAAATCATTGATGGACTCGTTCGTCCGAGATATGACATCGAACCTTTATGGCAATCCCCACTCTGGATCCAGTTCATCCCAGCTTTCAACATCGAGGATTGAAGATATTCGGCTCCGAGTGCTCCAGTTCTTCAATGCTGACCCTGCCGACTTTGATGTGGTGTTCGTGGCCAATGCGACAGCTGGAATCAAGCTTGTTGTAGATGCCCTGAGAGCTGCTCCTGATGGGTTCAACTATGCGTATCATCAGGCGAGTCACACCAGTCTAGTCGGTGTTCGGGAAGAGGCTCGAAATAGCCTCTGTCTGGACGACAGACAGGTTGAAGAATGGGCAACGGGTCAAACTCCATTTGAAGGCCATGAGGACAGACCGACTCTATTTGCATACCCTGCGCAATCTAATATGGATGGCAGTCGGTTGCCTCTGCGGTGGTCAGACACGATCCGCTGCAACACAGATGTATCGAGGAATAGGACATACACTTTACTGGATGCGGCAGCATATGTGTGTTCCTCACCGCTCGACCTCAGTTCTGTCGAGCGAGCCCCTGACTTCATAGTCTTGAGCTTCTACAAGATATTCGGCTTCCCGGATCTAGGTGCTCTGCTTGTAAGACGCCAAGCGGAAGAAGTCTTCAATACGATGAAGTATTTCGGAGGCGGCACTGTCGATatggttgttgtttgcgTGAAGGAGCAGTGGCACGCCCCTAAGAGCCAGTTCTTACATGAGCGTCTGGAACATGGAACATTACCTATTCACAACATCATCGCGCTCGACGCTGCTATGGACATTCAAAAACAATTGTTCGGTACGATGAAGGAGGTATCACAACATACGGCGTTTTTACATCAAAGGCTGGACCGCGGTCTTCGGTCAATACGACATGGGAACGGCGGGTCGGTCTGCACCATCTATTCACCAGAACCTAACCCACAAGCGGGTAGTGGTCCTGTGGTCGCCTTCAATATCCGAAACAACCAAAATGCATGGGTGAGCCTGGCCGAagtcgagaagctggctACCCTAAAGGGCTTCCATATCCGCACAGGTGGTGTGTGCAACCCTGGAGGTATCGCTTCAGCTCTTGGTCTCAAGCCTTGGGAGATGAGGCAAAACTTTAGCTCTGGCTTTCGGTGCGGAACCGACAATGACATTATGGCCGGAAAACCGACTGGCGTCATTCGAGCGAGCCTTGGAGCCATGAGTACTATCTCAGATGTCGATGCATTCGTGGACTTTATTACAGAGTTCTACCAGGATTTGACTCTGCCACCAACTCTTACATCACACACAACCCAGCAATCAAGTCGGGCCGATCTTTGCGTTCACAGTATAAGTATATACCCTATCAAAAGCTGCGGTCATTTCCAGGTTCCTCCAGGAGTTGATTGGGAGGTCCGACCAGAAGGCCTTGCTTGGGATCGAGAATGGTGTCTGGTTCACCAAGGCACTGGTCAAGCTCTGAGCCAAAAGAGATACCCAAAGATGGCACTTGTACGGCCAACACTGGATTTGGATCGAGGCGAGCTAAGGGTCAGATATGCCGGACAACTTCCACCGCACCAGCCTAGAGAAATAAGCATACCACTCTCTAAGAACCCCTCCTTGTTTCGGCAACCAACGACACTAGGGTCGCGATCATCACGAGTTTGTGGCGAAGAAATCCTAGCGCAAACATACATCTCGAACGAGGTCAATGATTTCTTCTCGGGTGCCCTCGGAGTGCCCTGCATGCTGGCCAGATTTCCCCCAGGAGGCCAAGAAAAAAGTATGCGGCATTCAAAAGCTCATCTTCAGAAGCATCAACTTCCATTGGCAACACCctctcatcaaacaccacgaCTTCCTGGCTCGTTTCCCGGAGACcgtccaccatcaccacccgaCTCGGACACGGAAAGAAGTGGCCAAGAACGACGCATATTATTGTCCAATGAAAGTCCCATACTGGCTATCACTCTTCCGAGTCTGGATGCCCTCAATGAGGAGATCAGGAGGACAGGTAACCACAAGGGGGAAATCTCTCCAGATGTTTTCCGAGCCAATGTTGTGATTGCCCCGGCCTCACAAGGCTCACAAGATTCGATAGAGCCCTACGCCGAAGACTCGTGGTCACATCTGAAAATAGGAGATGGTGGTCACAGGTTTGAGATGTTGGGGTCTTGCAGGAGATGTCACATGGTATGCATCAACCAGGACACGGCGGAAAAGAGCCAGGAGCCGTTTGTGACATTGTCAAAGACGAGGAGGTTTGATGGCAAGGTCTTTTTTGGGGTGCATATGGCAGTGACGAGCCAATCGCAACTTCCCACTttgagggtgggggatgtggttgttcCTTCCTGGACACTTGTGTAA
- the CDC6 gene encoding AAA ATPase (EggNog:ENOG503NWCF; COG:L): MVSPTLGKRTRSSKENSESAITFDLPAKRTRRTLRSATIADEPEAEKENDIVIAEDEDASDETGETQEKKTTWQEKTFKDVQKTPSKSLARRASVASTVKSSAIPPVTPSTPRHYDVFSKGVTTTPRHRVMSVGKFSKRMTPSTPLTPSSVQTVYHQARQLFSRSADPGQLIGRDDERAKMKGFLSRCTTSKPSGCLYVSGPPGTGKSAMVNRITDETVSESADSSIKKAYINCMSAKSSKDLYYTLLDQLVTPEDQETDLSETDVVEALQKLFVPKKKSTSNKVYLIVLDEIDHILTLDPESLYRVFEWSLQPTGSRLLMVGIANALDLTDRFLPRLKSRNLKPEILPFLPYTAPQVKNIITTRLKSLLPANHPDQNFIPFFHPAAIELCSRKVSTQTGDLRRAFEVCRRAIDLVESETRLKHENEIKENMLQMSPSRKVLGEKHNFSLPKPGQQSSVSGQLIKALQVLTVETAPRVSIGHLNKVTAAAFSNGTMQRLKVLNLQQKAALCSLLAIEKRNRERVSSQVGGGTPSKNLPAAPTVKALFESYTRLCKTDSVLHPLSSSEFREVVASLEMVSLIAEVDGKMGSFGGSGTPGGLARTPSRRGKKKDVFGMGDMKVGLVADERRVASCVGFREMEGVVEGEGRGQGILRRVLSGEGLE, encoded by the exons ATGGTATCTCCCACTCTTGGAAAGAGAACCCGGAGTTCAAAGGAGAACTCAG AGTCGGCAATCACCTTTGACCTTCCTGCCAAGCGCACTCGACGAACCCTTCGAAGCGCCACCATTGCGGATGAGCCAGaagccgagaaggagaacgACATTGTAATAGCGGAAGACGAAGATGCGAGCGACGAGACTGGCGAgacacaagaaaagaagacaaCCTGGCAAGAAAAGACCTTCAAAGATGTGCAAAAGACGCCCTCAAAATCACTCGCCAGACGAGCCTCGGTGGCCAGCACAGTCAAGAGCTCCGCCATCCCTCCCGTCACGCCTTCAACACCGCGTCACTACGATGTCTTCTCCAAGGGCGTCACAACCACTCCCCGGCACCGGGTCATGTCGGTTGGAAAGTTCTCCAAGCGCATGACACCCTCGACACCCCTCACCCCGTCCTCCGTTCAAACAGTCTACCATCAAGCGCGTCAGCTCTTCTCCCGCAGCGCGGACCCAGGGCAGCTCATCGGACGCGACGACGAAAGGGCGAAGATGAAGGGATTCCTCAGCCGgtgcaccacctccaaaccaAGCGGCTGCCTCTACGTCAGCGGGCCCCCCGGCACAGGCAAATCCGCCATGGTCAACCGCATCACCGACGAGACCGTCTCCGAGTCTGCTGACTCTTCCATTAAAAAAGCCTACATCAACTGCATGTCAGCCAAGTCCTCCAAGGACCTGTACTATACCCTCCTCGACCAGCTCGTTACCCCCGAAGACCAGGAGACCGACCTCTCCGAAACCGACGTGGTCGAAGCCCTGCAGAAACTCTTCGTCCCCAAAAAGAAGTCGACCTCGAACAAGGTGTATCTGATTGTCCTTGACGAAATCGAccacatcctcaccctcgacccGGAGTCTTTGTATCGTGTATTCGAATGGTCTCTCCAGCCCACCGGCAGCCGACTCCTCATGGTCGGAATTGCCAACGCCCTCGACCTAACAGATCgcttcctcccccgcctcaaATCCCGGAACCTCAAGCCAGAAATCCTCCCGTTCTTGCCATACACAGCCCCCCAAGTcaaaaacatcatcaccacccggTTAAAATCCCTCTTGCCAGCAAACCACCCAGACCAGAACTTtatccccttcttccacccGGCCGCCATTGAGCTCTGCTCCCGAAAAGTCTCGACCCAAACCGGTGATCTCCGCCGTGCTTTTGAGGTCTGCCGGCGAGCTATCGATCTTGTCGAATCTGAAACCAGGTTAAAGCACGAGAATGAAATCAAGGAAAACATGCTGCAAATGTCGCCGTCAAGAAAGGTCTTGGGGGAGAAGCACAATTTTTCTCTTCCCAAGCCGGGGCAGCAGAGCAGCGTGTCTGGGCAGCTTATCAAGGCGTTGCAGGTGCTGACGGTGGAGACGGCGCCGAGGGTGTCAATTGGGCACTTGAACAAGGTTACTGCTGCGGCTTTCAGCAACGGGACTATGCAACGGTTGAAGGTGTTGAATCTTCAGCAAAAGGCGGCACTGTGCTCGCTGCTGGCGATTGAGAAGCGGAATCGGGAGAGGGTTTCTTCtcaagttggtggtggtacgcCGAGTAAGAATTTGCCTGCGGCGCCGACGGTGAAGGCGCTGTTTGAAAGTTATACGAGGCTTTGCAAGACGGACTCGGTGTTGCATCCGTTGAGCTCTTCCGAGTttagggaggtggtggcgagcttggagatggtgagtTTGATTGccgaggtggatgggaagaTGGGGTCTTTTGGTGGGAGCGGGACGCCGGGAGGTTTGGCGAGGACGCCGagcaggagggggaagaagaaggatgtttttgggatgggggataTGAAGGTTGGATTGGTGGCTgatgagaggagggtggcgagcTGTGTTGGGTTTAGGGAGatggaaggggttgtggagggggagggcaggGGGCAGGGAattttgaggagggtgttgtcgggggagggtttggagtAG
- the ALD6 gene encoding aldehyde dehydrogenase (NADP(+)) ald6 (COG:E; COG:G; EggNog:ENOG503NWK1): MRRFASRAAVASSHFSSSQRSASALLGSSSPALRMAPSKNSTHSASAAAVRRIHATAQHLRPAGTASAYGLASTATNFPTTHEKLQTAYDTPWFVNNEFVKSATSQYIDLHDPATNELITRVPQNTDEELKAAVAAAEKAFKSWSATSVLHRQQIMFKFVGLIRENWDRLAASITLEQGKTFADSKGDVLRGLQVAEAACGAPELLKGEVLEVAKDMETRTYREPLGVVAAICPFNFPAMIPLWCIPVATITGNTLILKPSERDPGAAMILAELTKKAGFPEGVVNIVHGAHRTVNFILDEPAIKAVSFVGGNKAGEYIFSRGSTNGKRVQANLGAKNHAAVLPDCNKNQFLNAVVGAAFGAAGQRCMALSTLVMVGETKEWLPELAERAKALQVNGGFEEGADLGPVISPQSKERIEGLIASAEEEGATILLDGRGFKPPKYPNGNWVAPTIISNVTKDMKCYKEEIFGPVLVCLNVDTLDEAIDLINENEYGNGVAIFTRSGPTAETFRRKIEAGQVGINVPIPVPLPMFSFTGNKKSIAGGGASTFYGKPGINFYTQLKTVTAMWSAEDAISKKADVAMPTHS, from the exons ATGCGTCGTTTCGCATCCCGAGCTGCTGTGGCTTCCTCCCATTTCTCGTCCTCGCAACGATCAGCCAGCGCTCTGTTGGGTTCTTCGTCTCCAGCACTCAGAATGGCTCCCTCGAAGAACAGCACCCACTCGGCCTCGGCCGCCGCCGTGAGGAGGATACACGCCACCGCTCAGCACCTTCGTCCCGCCGGAACCGCCTCGGCCTACGGCCTGGCCAGCACGGCGACCAACTTCCCCACCACGCACGAGAAGCTCCAGACAGCGTACGACACCCCCTGGTTCGTCAACAACGAGTTCGTCAAGTCGGCCACCTCACAGTACATTGACCTGCACGACCCGGCCACCAACGAGTTGATTACCCGGGTCCCGCAGAACACGGACGAGGAGCTAAAGgctgcggtggcggcggcggagaaggcgTTCAAGAGCTGGAGCGCGACGAGCGTGCTGCACAGGCAGCAGATCATGTTCAAGTTTGTGGGGTTGATTAGGGAGAATTGGGATAGGTTGGCGGCGAGCATTACGCTGGAGCAGGGGAAGACGTTTGCGGATTCGAAGGGGGATGTGCTGAGGGGGTTGCAGGTTGCTGAGGCGGCTTGCGGGGCGCCGGAGttgttgaagggggaggttttggaggttgCGAAGGATATGGAGACTAGGACTTATAGGGAGCcgttgggggttgtggctgCCATTTGCCCTTTTA ACTTCCCGGCTATGATTCCGCTTTGGTGTATCCCCGTGGCGACCATCACGGGCAACACGCTCATCCTCAAGCCCTCAGAGCGCGACCCCGGCGCGGCCATGATCCTCGCCGAGCTCACCAAGAAGGCGGGCTTCCCCGAGGGCGTGGTGAACATTGTCCATGGCGCCCACCGCACTGTCAACTTCATCCTCGACGAGCCCGCCATCAAGGCTGTCAGCTTCGTCGGCGGCAACAAGGCGGGCGAGTACATCTTCTCGCGCGGCTCCACCAACGGCAAGCGTGTCCAGGCCAACCTCGGGGCCAAGAACCACGCTGCTGTCCTCCCAGACTGCAACAAGAACCAGTTCCTCAACGCGGTGGTCGGTGCTGCCTTTGGCGCCGCGGGTCAGCGCTGCATGGCCTTGTCGACTCTTGTCATGGTGGGCGAGACGAAAGAGTGGCTTCCCGAGCTTGCCGAGCGGGCAAAGGCTCTGCAGGTGAATGGTGGGTTTGAAGAGGGCGCTGATTTGGGGCCTGTCATCTCCCCTCAGAGCAAAGAGCGTATCGAGGGGTTGATCGCCtcggccgaggaagagggtgccACTATCCTTCTTGATGGGAGGGGCTTCAAGCCACCCAAGTACCCCAACGGCAACTGGGTCGCTCCtaccatcatctccaacgtcACCAAGGACATGAAGTGCTACAAGGAGGAGATCTTTGGGCCTGTCCTCGTTTGCCTCAACGTTGACACGTTGGACGAAGCAATCGATCTGATCAATGAGAATGAGTACGGCAACGGTGTTGCCATCTTTACGAGGAGCGGTCCCACGGCCGAGACGTTCAGACGCAAGATTGAGGCTGGACAGGTCGGGATCAACGTCCCTATTCCTGTGCCCCTTCCCATGTTCAGCTTCACgggcaacaagaagagcaTTGCGGGCGGCGGCGCGAGCACGTTCTACGGGAAGCCGGGGATCAACTTTTACACGCAGCTCAAGACGGTGACGGCCATGTGGAGCGCCGAGGATGCGATTAGCAAGAAGGCGGATGTGGCCATGCCTACTCACTCTTAG
- a CDS encoding uncharacterized protein (COG:O; EggNog:ENOG503NV5M), with the protein MKFNVAAAAASAAILAGGVYADDQKVLKEESSSTAAEASTKSVPPLPTFTPTKLKAPFLEQFTDDWEQRWKPSHAKKDTKGSEEEWAYIGEWSVEEPTVYKGMEGDKGLVVKNAAAHHAISAKFPKKIDPKGKTLVVQYEVKLQDGLECGGAYMKLLRDNKALHQDEFSNATPYVIMFGPDKCGHTNKVHFIFNHKNPKTGEYEEKHLSSAPSAKIVKTTELYTLTVHPNNTYSIGINGEQVKEGSLLEDFTPSVNPPKEIDDPKDKKPEDWVDEARIQDPDAKKPDDWDEDAPYEIVDEDATQPADWLVDEPLTIPDPEAQKPEDWDDEEDGDWIAPTVPNPKCADVSGCGPWTKPMIKNPDYKGKWSAPYIDNPAYKGVWAPRKIKNPDYFEDKTPANFEPIGAIGYEIWTMQKDILFDNIYIGHSVEDARKLAEETFFKKHPVEEALEEAERPKEEDKPASPNDLKFLDDPKTYITEKLDLFLTIAQRDPIEAIKFVPEIAGGIAAVLLTVLGLIFGIVGVATNPAPVKKAAAEVKEKAKEAKDKVAEAAATGAETAKAEVTKRTNTRKA; encoded by the exons ATGAAGTTCAacgttgctgccgctgctgccagcgCAGCCATCCTGGCCGGTGGTGTCTACGCCGACGACCAGAAGGTGCTCAAGGAGGAAAGCTCCAGCACTGCCGCCGAGGCCTCGACCAAGTCGGTCCCCCCTCTGCCAACCTTTACT CCtaccaagctcaaggcccCATTCCTCGAGCAGTTCACCGACGACTGGGAGCAAAGGTGGAAGCCTTCCCACGCCAAGAAGGATACCAAGGGCTCTGAGGAAGAATGGGCCTACATCGGCGAGTGGTCCGTCGAGGAGCCCACCGTCTACAAGGGCATGGAGGGTGACAAGGGTCTTGTTGTCAAGAACGCTGCTGCCCACCACGCCATCTCGGCGAAATTCCCCAAGAAGATCGACCCCAAGGGCAAGACCCTCGTCGTTCAGTATGAGGTTAAGCTTCAAG ACGGCCTCGAATGCGGCGGTGCTTATATGAAGCTCCTCCGGGATAACAAGGCTCTCCACCAGGATGAGTTCTCCAACGCGACCCCATACGTGATCATGTTCGGTCCCGACAAGTGCGGCCACACCAACAAGGTGCACTTCATTTTCAATCACAAGAACCCCAAGACTGGGGAGTACGAGGAGAAGCATCTCTCTTCCGCGCCCTCGGCCAAGATTGTCAAGACTACTGAGCTCTACACCCTCACAgtccaccccaacaacacctacTCCATTGGCATCAATGGCGAGCAGGTCAAGGAGGGCAGCCTCCTCGAGGACTTTACTCCTTCGGTCAACCCTCCCAAGGAGATTGACGAccccaaggacaagaagcccgaggactgggttgatgaggccCGTATTCAGGACCCCGATGCCAAGAAGCCCGATGACTGGGATGAGGATGCCCCGTACGAGattgtcgatgaggatgccACTCAGCCTGCTGACTGGCTCGTCGATGAgcccctcaccatccccgaccCCGAGGCCCAGAAGCCCGAGGattgggatgatgaggaggatggtgactGGATCGCCCCCACTgttcccaaccccaagtGCGCTGATGTTTCTGGCTGTGGCCCCTGGACCAAGCCCATGATTAAGAACCCCGACTACAAGGGCAAGTGGTCTGCTCCTTACATTGACAACCCTGCCTACAAGGGCGTCTGGGCTCCCCGCAAGATCAAGAACCCCGACTACTTCGAGGACAAGACTCCCGCCAACTTTGAGCCCATTGGTGCCATCGGCTACGAGATCTGGACCATGCAGAAGGATATCCTTTTCGATAACATCTACATTGGTCACTCCGTTGAGGATGCCCGCAAGCTCGCCGAGGAGACTTTCTTCAAGAAGCACCCCGTTGAGGAGGCCcttgaggaggccgagagacccaaggaggaggacaagccCGCTTCACCCAACGACCTCAAGTTCTTGGATGACCCCAAAACCTACATCACTGAGAAGCTTGACTTGTTCTTGACCATCGCCCAGCGCGACCCCATTGAGGCCATCAAGTTCGTTCCCGAGATTGCTGGCGGCATTGCCGCtgtcctcctcaccgtcctCGGCCTCATCTTCGGCATTGTCGGCGTTGCTACCAACCCCGCCCCTgtcaagaaggctgccgctgaggtcaaggagaaggccaaggaggccaaggacaaGGTCGCTGAGGCTGCCGCCACTGGCGCCGAGACGGCTAAGGCTGAGGTCACCAAGCGCACCAACACGCGGAAGGCGTAA
- the MDE1 gene encoding Methylthioribulose-1-phosphate dehydratase (EggNog:ENOG503NV09; COG:E) yields the protein MTPPTTGLPAENTTDNNDHLVQSDDPEHPANLIPSLCAKFWTLGWVTGTGGGASIRDDDLVYLAPSGVQKELMKPSDIYVLSLAAQAQSLSRRQRVYLRSPPVYKPSQCTPLFLAAFTKRNAGCCIHTHSHWAVLVTLILEQQRSKEFRINNIEQIKGFGKGFQKSGNLGYHDTLVIPVIENTAHEEDLTEFLEEAMDKYPDTYAVLVRRHGVYVWGDNVHKAKTQCESLDYLFQLAVEMKQLGLPWITDIEPTIPTRKD from the exons ATGACCCCGCCAACCACCGGCCTGCCGGCCGAGAAcaccaccgacaacaacgaccATCTCGTACAGTCGGATGACCCCGAGCACCCGGCGAACTTGATCCCCTCGCTTTGCGCAAAGTTCTGGACTCTCGGTTGGGTGACCGGCACCGGCGGTGGTGCCTCTATTCGCGATGA CGACCTAGTCTACCTCGCCCCTTCGGGTGTTCAAAAGGAGCTCATGAAGCCCTCCGACATCTACGTCCTCTCTCTCGCTGCCCAGGCGcaatccctctcccgccGCCAGCGAGTCTACCTCCGCAGCCCACCGGTTTACAAGCCCAGCCAGTgcacccccctcttcctcgccgccttcacCAAGCGCAATGCCGGCTGCTGCATCCACACCCACTCCCACTGGGCCGTCCTCGTGACGTTGATCCTCGAACAGCAAAGAAGCAAGGAGTTCCGCATCAACAACATTGAGCAGATCAAGGGGTTCGGCAAGGGCTTCCAGAAGAGCGGGAACCTTGGGTACCATGATACGCTTGTGATTCCCGTAATTGAGAACACGGCGCATGAGGAGGACCTGACAgagtttttggaggaggcaaTGGACAAGTACCCGGATACGTATGCTGTGTTGGTAAGGAGGCATGGTGTTTATGTTTGGGGGGATAATGTCCACAAAGCGAAGACACAGTGTGAAAG CTTGGACTACCTCTTCCAACTAGCCGTCGAGATGAAGCAGCTCGGTCTGCCCTGGATCACAGACATCGAGCCGACCATCCCAACAAGAAAGGATTAG
- a CDS encoding uncharacterized protein (EggNog:ENOG503P6FE), with protein sequence MRVTSLILTGALAALASAQGTSTTVSINTSIDPATAAQNSQQAEILRCINACTPGDVNCTAKCNPVPNPGEQDVEATNKCVSECPKGNGTEADNLAYGQCYNACEA encoded by the exons ATGCGCGTCAcatccctcatcctcaccggcgccctcgccgccctcgccagcGCCCAgggcacctccaccaccgtctcgatcaacacctccatcgacccagccaccgccgcccaaaACTCCCAGCAGGCCGAGATCCTCCGCTGCATCAACGCCTGCACCCCCGGCGACGTCAACTGCACGGCCAAGTGCAACCCAGTGCCCAACCCCGGCGAGCAAGAT GTCGAAGCCACAAACAAGTGCGTCTCCGAATGCCCCAAGGGCAACGGCACCGAAGCCGACAACCTCGCCTACGGCCAGTGCTACAACGCCTGC GAGGCCTAA